The nucleotide sequence TGGCCTTGCTGGAGATGGCCAAGGTCAGCTTGCAGCAGGAAAAATATCTGCCGGCGCGCGGCTATCTGGAGCGCTATTCCAGTGAGGCGCCGCACACCGCCCAGAGTCTCTGGCTGGGCGTGCAGATAGAGCGCAAGCTGGGCAACAAGGATGCCGCTGGCAGTTATGCGGTGACCTTGAAGGGTAAATATCCGGATTCGCCCGAGGCGCGGCAGTTGCAAGAGTCGGGGGAATAATGCGCCGCGCCCGCCCCGCTCACGAGGACGATGCCGGGCTGGCGGGCGAACTGACGCTTGGGGAAACGCTGCGCAAGGCGCGAGAAAAAAAGAACATGACCGCCCACGACGTGGCGGCAAAACTGCGTCTCAACACCGGTATCATTACCGCCCTGGAGGGGGGGGCGATCGAAGGTCTCCCCGCACCGACCTACGTGCGGGGCTATATCCGCGCCTATGCCCGGCTGCTGGGATTGGACCCCACGTCGATGATCATGGAATACGACCGCACGGCCGGCGCGCCGCCGGAAATCGAACCCCAGCGCGACATGCCGGAGCCACAGGTGAGCGCCAGCGACCTGCCGGTCAAGGCGATGACCTATGCCGTCATCATCGTGTTGGCGGCACTCACGGTGATGGGTCTGCTGCAGAACTACCAGCAATCGTTGCTGTCCTCGCTCAGCCTGCCGAAATGGGCCGGGGAGGGCGCTGCCACGGGAACATCCCCGGCCGGCACCCGCCCCAACGACGCGAAGCTCACGTCAAAACCCGCGCCCCCCGCCGCGCCGCAGCCGCCGGCGTTGTCTTACACCTATCCGGTGCTGACCGAGGCGGGCCTGTCCCCGGAGGGATTGGAGGCTTTGAAAATTCCGGCAACGGAGGCGCCAGCGACGGCGGATAATACCGCGCCGACGCCCGCGGCGGACGCGGGCGCGGACGTATTGAACATGGAGGTCAGCGCCGATTCGTGGATCGACGTCTCCGACAACACCGGCGCCAGGCTTTATTACAACGTGGCGCACAACGGTGATCACATCACCGCGCAGGGCGCATTGCCCTACCGGGTGCGCATCGGCCGCATGTCGGGCGTGCGTTTGAACTTCCGCGGCGCGCCGCTCGACGTCTCGGACTATACCCATGATGGCGTGGCGCGCTTCAAGCTCACTGATCAGGGTGCGGCGCCACCTTAGAATTCCTTACAACGTGATCGGCTGACCCAGGGAACCCGTGGCGACGACGCTGCAATCCATACGCGGCATGAATGATCTGTTGCCGTCCGAAACGCCGCTATGGCAGGCATTGGAGGCGGCGTCGCGCGCCGTGCTCCGCGCTTACGGTTTTGAGGAAGTTCGCTTCCCCCTCCTCGAACAAACGGCGGTGTTCGCGCGCTCCATCGGCGAGCACACCGACATCGTCGAGAAGGAGATGTACACCTTCGAGGATCGCAACGGCGATTCCCTGAGCCTGCGTCCCGAAGGCACCGCCGGTTGCGTGCGCGCGATGCTGGAACACGGACTGTTGCGCGGCCAGACACAGCGGCTGTGGTACATGGG is from Gammaproteobacteria bacterium and encodes:
- a CDS encoding RodZ domain-containing protein; this translates as MRRARPAHEDDAGLAGELTLGETLRKAREKKNMTAHDVAAKLRLNTGIITALEGGAIEGLPAPTYVRGYIRAYARLLGLDPTSMIMEYDRTAGAPPEIEPQRDMPEPQVSASDLPVKAMTYAVIIVLAALTVMGLLQNYQQSLLSSLSLPKWAGEGAATGTSPAGTRPNDAKLTSKPAPPAAPQPPALSYTYPVLTEAGLSPEGLEALKIPATEAPATADNTAPTPAADAGADVLNMEVSADSWIDVSDNTGARLYYNVAHNGDHITAQGALPYRVRIGRMSGVRLNFRGAPLDVSDYTHDGVARFKLTDQGAAPP